CTCGACTTGGGAGAGTTGGGCGAGAAACAAAACTCCACTCGGTGTGAGGATGAGGCACACTTGCATCCTTTTGCATTGATTCATCAACACTCTATCCGCAATCTCCTCATCTCTGATTGAAGAGTTGGGCTGGATGTCAGCGTGCGGTACGCTAGCATCCTTATATCTTCCCGAGAACAATCCCTCGAGATCCGAACAAGTTCCCAGAGCGCGCCTTCACTCACGATATCCTTGGCATTTACCTCTGTGGAAGGCCAGATTGACACCACAAACATAAGTACATGCAACTACTATTTACAAGTTCATTTGAGTTGTGTGAGAGAGAAAGAGTAGTAACCATGTTGCGCCAAATGGCAGAGCGCAAGCTCGATGTGCCGCCTGATTGGGGCAGCCTCATTATTCGCATTCTTTACGATCCAAGGAAGTGCCCCATCATCCACCAATAATGATCTCCCCACCTTGTTTCCTGATGGAATAGAAATATGCATGCCTTAGTAACATAAAAGATTGATCtcaaaagaaaaattacatggGACTGCAAAGTATCAATGGTCTAGCTAATATGCATCTCCACATAATGCAGTGATATCGCACAAAGTTTGAATGAACTTGAAAATCCATGTCTGTGCCATTGATCCATTACCTTGAGTAGCTGCTCTGGATTCACATTTTGCAAAGTTTGCAATGCCACGAGCAATTTGAGCAAGGACATCAGGATGGCCGCACTTAACCATTCCCAGCAATGCTTTTATTCCACCTTCTCCTCTTAGACGAGCTTGCAGTTTGTCTGGTTACAGAAAAATGCGAAGTTGAGGATACAGCCACATGGATAAAAATGATGTATGTATTGTCCAAGTAATCGTCGAAttatttgtagaatatgtaggctCCTACATGAGCCTTTAGGTAATCTACTGTTTTTTAGGTTAGTAATGAATTCTAGTTAGCACTAACATCACAGTAGTGTCTAAAATTTTGCATATCTTTCGGCACGTTAAATTCTTATAAGATAATAGGGTGCTTGCTTATGCAAACCAGCAGAACATGGTTACCATTGCCACACAGGTTGGCGATAGCTCCAGCCACCATTCTTAGAGTCTGTGGGTCCTCCGCATCAGATGCTGTCATTGACAACAAGGTTACACCACCTTGAGCCATTATAAGATCTTGATTCGTTTCTGCATATGTAGATTATCACAATCAGATAAGAAGACATTTTCTACCACAGAGAAAAAAATCACTACTCTTCATGAATTTAAAACCGAAATACTACAGGGTTACTAACCATTCATTGCAAGATTAGCAATTGCTCCTGCTGCTACTCTGCGTATGGTCTCATCCTCAGAGCTCCTAAGCAGCATTAGGAGGGAAGCGAGGCCACCTGCTTCTACAATCTTTTCTTGATTTGCCTCTGAAGTATGGAAGGTCAAATATGTGAAATTAGTGCATAATCATATGATGTTCGGGGCAAAGTTGAGCAAATAAATGAGACTATTTGCAAGTTGTGTCCAAACAGTGAGAACCGACATGAGCAAGCAAGCATCAGATGTCGCACCAAAAAATACATATTCCCATGAACCAGTGATGTTTAGTGTCGTGCCAGGGTTAAATTGAAGTAGAAACTGAAAACCATGCTGCAACATCCTAATATCTTACCAGGAGGTAATTCAGAGAACAGTAACATGCTTATAgataagtactactccctccgtcccaaaataagtttctcaactttgtactaaagttttactagagttgagacacttattatgggacggagggagtatatcatttCATCACGCATAACAAACAGTTGTACATATACCCACATGTAGCAACATGCAGCAAATGGTGATGCCTAAAAATCAACTTCAAATATATGATGACTGGAAAACATACCCATACAACAAATGCAACACTGGCAAGTAAAACAATATGTAGCAGCTTTATATCTAACTAAAACAATGTGAAGCTTGTACCTTCAGCCGCCAGATTCGCGACAACTTTCACGGCATGAACACGAACATCAGGTTCTTCCGACTCAAGCAATGACAATATCTTCTGTAACCCAACTGAaacagattgggggggggggggggggatttcatcAAAAGATCAATCACACACTCTAGAGATGTCAATCAGTTCAAATGACAGTTATAGTACAGACTAAAAACAGGGACAAAACGCTGTAGTAGTTTCATCATGCTTTAAATCCATATTCTCATTGTTGCCTTCGATTCCACAATAGCTGTATTGATTCACAAGATCATACAGTATTGTTTTATCATTATCATCACTATATATTATGCATGTTAAGTATACTACAAAATATTTCCTCAAAATGTGTCACATCTGATTGCTCTGCTATTGTGTCTCTGCCATGATATGTAAGTTTGTAAGGAAGCACAAAACACACTTAAGGACTATGTATCATTTTTTTCTGAAAACAGAATTATTTTGCACCACTTTTTCTAACCAGGGAAATAACTGGTAGAGTAATACTTTTAAGCTAATCATTCGGTTTTACAGTTTGGAGATGCTTTAAAGAACAAGAGGGCCAAATAAAGCAGAATTGGGAAGGCAATCATGAGCGAGTCAGGTGTACAACCAAAACCAATTTTTCAACACGGCAGGCAAGATTTTATTCTTGAGAAACAGCAAATAAGTAATAAATACCTTGCTCAAAGAGTTTTGCGACTGGCGCCTTAGGTCCATTGCTCTGCTCTCTAGGCTGCGAATTCCGAGAATGAGACATCAAAGAATCTAAACCAGGAAATATTTTTCCTGGTCCATCTCCTGTGTCAAGGCTCATTCTTGTCTGATTGAAACGAAAGAAAAGGCACATTATGGACCTTAGGGTAGCACTATAGTACTCATTAGAAGTAAAAAAGGGAAACAAGTTCCTACAAATTGTAGATGGCTGGATGCATCGAATAAAGACAGTATATTCAACATAATATGGAAGGCTACAAGTCAAGTActacctctgtaaactaatataagagcgtttagatcactattttagtattctaaacactcttatattagtttacagagggagtaatatttatGAGTTTGCTTCAACTAAAATTGGTTAGCCAAAGAACTTAATAATGCTTTTACAAGGTGAAAAGTCCAACAAGAATAATAATTGCGTTGTTGACAGGGAATCACCAAATAAATACAAAACAATAGATAGACCACTTATTAAATTAAAAATATTAATTTCACACCATTCAGAAACGTTACTAATAACATAAAAACTAGCATCGGCAGTAAGTCTTACCTCATCAGCATCCAGACTTAACTGCATTAACTGACTTTTCAAAACAGCTAtttcttcttcgagtttgtcttttTGGCTAGCTTCAGTATCCAGCATTCTCCGGAGTCTCACTACTTCAGCAGTAGCTGTGGCCTATGTAGCACGAAAATATGGTTAGCAGCGACAATAAGGAATGAGTTTATTTTAAAAACAATATATGCTTTCCAGTGAGATACTTGATGCTTAAGGTCATCTTTCTAGAAATATATATTGACAGTACCTCCATCTTTTTCCAGTGTGATAATTGATTCTTAAGGTCACTGGACTCATCTTCAGCGGATTGGCGTAACATTTTCTCATTCTGCAGTAAGTCCTGCACGTCACCATTGGATGTAGACTCGGGCTCTTTAATCTACATTCGAAAAATTGCATGGGTAATCATTTTCAGATTTTACAATACAAGATGTGGCACTTCATCATAACTGATGTCTTAAAAGATTAACCCATAACTGACCAAATAATCAATAAGTAAAGCTGATCTAATCATGTATAGATGTACCTGTTTCTTGGGTGATTGTTGGTGTACTTTCCACTTCTCTTCTAGTATCTTTATAGAGTCCAAGTATTCTTGATGGTACTTCATTTTCTCATTCTGCAATAAGAAACCACAGCTAAAATGAATACCAAATGAAGTGTCAATCAAGCATGCTAGAGCCAACGTAATAATTTAGGGAGCTTTGAGATCTAGACATTTATACCGAATAAAAAAGAGTTCCGAAATAAACATAGGATTATTTGCGTTACTGTTATGGTACTTATTCTAGATCAAACTCGCCTTTAGAGGAACTCTAGAGAGCCAACAGAGATGCTTCAGAAGAGTTAAATGATGGTAGAGGTGAGAAAATTGAGGAGCCCAGACAAAGGAAAAGGTATCAACTAAAAAACTATCCAGGCAATTTCAGATTAAAATTAGTTTATGATGGAGATCTAGAACCAAGTTTACCTACGGAATTTAACAAATTAAGACTACTGATGTCCCAGATCTTGTATTTATTCTCTAACTAAAGGTAAAAACATATAAGTAGCATGGTCAAATTCCTAGAAATAGTGCCCTCGTGGAGTTCAACGCACACAAAACAGAAGTAAAAGAACATTATGATGGAAGCAAACCTCTAGAGAAATTTTGCATTCCTTTTCAGCCTCAGCAACACGGTATTGTGCTTCCGCTGTAATTCGTTCAATTTCATCATCAAAATATTTACGTTGCCTTTCATTTTCTGCGATTAACTTGTCCAATTCAATATCAAGTCTCCTACACAAACTTTTGTAGTCAAATTCTtcctttaatttgaccatgttctgGACCTTCATTGCCTAGAATGAAACATGAAAGTAAATGTTATTCCATAAACGAAGCAAATCAGAATAGTTCTCCTACACTTCCATGGAATCATGAGATGGCCAGTTGGTCAAGATAAGAGAAAATAAAACCATTAAATATATCTTAGAGCGAGATCATACTCTTTGTCCAAACATTATTGTACTCGTAGTCTCCCCCCTATGTCTTGGAGATGGACCAATCGTCACAACCAATGATGTTCTTGCAGTGCCTATGAAATCCAACAACAGAAGCACCTCTGTGAGAACAAATTACTGTGATAGCCTACAGGCAACAAGGCACACAAAGGCAAGCCTTCCTAGCTTTCCAATAAGATGGCTGATGACATAGCTATGTCAAATCATTTTTGCTTTTGACCAAACCAAGGGAATTTACCTCCAAATGAGTCTTTAAGCAACCTAGTAAGCTTGGAATCACGAACAGGTACATGTGCGCTGCTTTCAGCAAGTGCATTGATGCATTTTCCTAGTGAACTTAGGGACAAGTTAATAGACTTCGCCTCTTCTAATGTATGACCCTCGCTTCCTGCACA
The sequence above is drawn from the Triticum aestivum cultivar Chinese Spring chromosome 7A, IWGSC CS RefSeq v2.1, whole genome shotgun sequence genome and encodes:
- the LOC123149406 gene encoding kinesin-like protein KIN-UB, with product MASGARNGGLGSRTTAKMDRQQGSTATPKAPAGKPRLSAAGGGAYRRTSSGPLPAAGAGGRNSSESGVSSRVRVAVRLRPRNAEEQAADADFADCVELQPELKRLKLRKNNWESDTFEFDEVLTEFSSQKRVYEVVAKPVVESVLEGYNGTVMAYGQTGTGKTFTLGRLGDEDTAARGIMVRAMEDILADITPETDTVSLSYLQLYMEMIQDLLDPVNDNIAIVEDPRTGDVSLPGATVVEVRDQKSFMDLLRIGEAHRVAANTKLNTESSRSHAILMVNVRRAVKGRSEMNVSMSAENGHSSSMMDSLRPPIVRKSKLVVVDLAGSERIDKSGSEGHTLEEAKSINLSLSSLGKCINALAESSAHVPVRDSKLTRLLKDSFGGTARTSLVVTIGPSPRHRGETTSTIMFGQRAMKVQNMVKLKEEFDYKSLCRRLDIELDKLIAENERQRKYFDDEIERITAEAQYRVAEAEKECKISLENEKMKYHQEYLDSIKILEEKWKVHQQSPKKQIKEPESTSNGDVQDLLQNEKMLRQSAEDESSDLKNQLSHWKKMEATATAEVVRLRRMLDTEASQKDKLEEEIAVLKSQLMQLSLDADETRMSLDTGDGPGKIFPGLDSLMSHSRNSQPREQSNGPKAPVAKLFEQVGLQKILSLLESEEPDVRVHAVKVVANLAAEEANQEKIVEAGGLASLLMLLRSSEDETIRRVAAGAIANLAMNETNQDLIMAQGGVTLLSMTASDAEDPQTLRMVAGAIANLCGNDKLQARLRGEGGIKALLGMVKCGHPDVLAQIARGIANFAKCESRAATQGNKVGRSLLVDDGALPWIVKNANNEAAPIRRHIELALCHLAQHEVNAKDIVSEGALWELVRISRDCSREDIRMLAYRTLTSSPTLQSEMRRLRIEC